A genomic stretch from Sinorhizobium terangae includes:
- a CDS encoding LysR family transcriptional regulator produces the protein MKVVETGNITRASEGLNVAQTALGQQIRHLEESLGVRLLVRHSRGISLTEAGEVLHRHALAILSSVEEARREVKAHGAARREVVNLGVTPSIQALIGPELLVAARDEIPDISFRVVEELSFILIDALMRRELDVALAYEFENRPGLAATALIEEELLFVAGAGSRVLGESISFEEAIRTDLALVSDRDIVWRLVHEVAGRQGLSVNVAFEVQSMPAIKTLVARGAATSVVPYGVVAEEIQQGLIVACPIRQPSIKRTLFLNRMSDAPSFVHETALLAFLDRMIGRLAEKMGPYGNLIGNVVPRRHEEAKP, from the coding sequence GTGAAGGTGGTCGAGACCGGGAATATCACCCGGGCGTCGGAGGGCTTGAATGTCGCGCAGACGGCGCTCGGCCAGCAGATCAGGCATTTGGAGGAATCGCTTGGCGTCCGGCTTCTGGTTCGTCATTCGCGCGGCATTTCGCTGACCGAGGCCGGTGAGGTTTTGCACCGGCATGCGCTTGCCATACTCAGTTCCGTCGAGGAGGCGCGCCGGGAGGTGAAGGCGCATGGGGCGGCGAGGCGAGAGGTGGTCAATCTCGGCGTCACGCCCAGTATCCAGGCGTTGATAGGCCCGGAACTACTTGTTGCCGCCCGTGACGAGATCCCGGACATATCCTTCCGCGTGGTCGAGGAACTGAGCTTCATCCTGATCGACGCGCTTATGCGCCGCGAGCTCGATGTCGCGCTCGCATATGAGTTCGAGAACCGTCCGGGGCTCGCGGCCACCGCGCTCATTGAGGAAGAATTGCTCTTTGTCGCCGGCGCCGGATCCCGCGTGCTTGGGGAATCGATCTCGTTCGAGGAGGCGATCCGCACCGACCTGGCGCTCGTCAGCGACCGCGACATCGTCTGGCGGCTCGTTCACGAGGTGGCGGGCCGGCAAGGGCTTTCCGTGAACGTCGCCTTCGAGGTGCAGTCAATGCCGGCGATCAAGACGCTGGTCGCGCGGGGAGCGGCCACCAGCGTGGTGCCTTACGGCGTGGTCGCGGAGGAAATCCAGCAGGGGCTGATCGTTGCCTGTCCGATCCGCCAGCCGTCGATCAAGCGGACGCTCTTCCTGAACCGGATGTCGGATGCCCCGTCTTTCGTTCATGAAACGGCGCTGCTCGCCTTTCTCGACCGGATGATCGGCCGGCTCGCCGAGAAGATGGGACCCTACGGCAATCTCATCGGCAACGTTGTACCGCGTCGACACGAGGAGGCTAAGCCATAA
- a CDS encoding transglycosylase SLT domain-containing protein, which yields MRCVFVVVLLLLAGCGTVPKDTRNACAVFEQRDGLFNNWRRAAYAAEREYGVPVPVLMATIYTESGFQHNARPPRTKLFGFIPWTRVSSAYGYSQALDGTWARYQAETGRWTARRTDFADAIRFIAWYHNQSHQQNGIALNDPYRLYIAYYHGHGGYARGNWSQTAQTGAKRASGMAALYAQQLRGCGS from the coding sequence ATGCGTTGCGTTTTTGTCGTCGTCCTCCTGTTGCTGGCCGGCTGCGGAACGGTGCCGAAGGACACCCGGAACGCCTGCGCGGTTTTCGAGCAGCGAGATGGTCTTTTCAACAATTGGCGCCGGGCTGCCTACGCGGCGGAGCGCGAATACGGCGTGCCCGTTCCTGTGCTGATGGCGACGATCTATACGGAGTCCGGTTTCCAGCACAACGCAAGGCCACCGCGCACCAAGCTCTTCGGCTTCATTCCCTGGACGCGCGTCTCCTCCGCCTATGGATACTCGCAGGCGCTCGACGGCACCTGGGCGCGTTATCAGGCCGAAACCGGACGCTGGACGGCGCGTCGGACGGATTTTGCCGACGCGATCCGCTTCATCGCCTGGTACCACAACCAAAGCCACCAGCAGAACGGCATCGCGCTCAACGACCCTTACCGGCTCTACATTGCCTACTATCATGGCCATGGCGGTTACGCCCGCGGGAACTGGAGCCAAACGGCTCAGACAGGCGCAAAGCGCGCCTCCGGCATGGCGGCGCTCTATGCGCAGCAACTGCGCGGCTGCGGTTCATAA
- a CDS encoding DUF1428 domain-containing protein — protein sequence MAYVDGFLVAVPKAKVEDYKALARRAGDVWKEHGALNYVECLADDAPYGELTSFPRAVQAKEDETVVFSWVLYASRQDRDAIIAKVMADPRLQGDEWKSIFDGKRLIYGGFEPFLEL from the coding sequence ATGGCCTATGTCGATGGTTTTCTCGTCGCGGTGCCGAAGGCGAAGGTCGAGGACTACAAGGCGCTCGCGCGCCGGGCCGGCGATGTCTGGAAGGAACACGGTGCGCTCAACTACGTCGAGTGCCTGGCCGACGACGCACCTTATGGAGAACTGACGTCCTTTCCGCGTGCAGTGCAGGCGAAGGAGGACGAGACGGTGGTCTTCTCCTGGGTCCTCTATGCGTCGCGTCAGGATCGCGATGCGATCATTGCCAAGGTCATGGCCGATCCGCGGCTTCAGGGTGATGAGTGGAAGTCGATCTTCGACGGCAAGCGGTTGATTTATGGAGGCTTCGAACCGTTCTTAGAGCTGTAG
- a CDS encoding hydantoinase B/oxoprolinase family protein, producing MLQRSASLGRPTAVELEVIRASLGGIVQEMQNSLFRTGFSTIIRESQDASCALLDANAAVIAQHVVLPLHIGAFPACTEAVLRAFGGDIAPGDAFLINDPYEGGSPHAPDMAVITPLFFEDTLVAFCASIAHKGDIGGPVPGSCSGQAREVYNEGLQLPPVRYQRNYLPFGDVERIIAANSRTPELVLGDIRGQLGSARLGERRLAALLEKFGASKCVAAFNELGDIAERRMRAIIKTWKDGVFEAERFVDDDGVELSKPVRIHVRVEKAGDTIRFDFTGSADQTRGPANIRPPLVQAACAYALISLVDPNIFITSGILRSFAVETRPSSVLNPRYPAPVNTYNPTVHAVVDGIFAALGQVVPERSRADGCGSRSIILGGRGTNTGSSYVQYEIVGGGAGARSTRDGASGTTVNQSNAKIAPVEIIESEFPTRVLAFELIRDSGGAGKFRGGLGIRRKYLNLTDARFSIRSTKHVIPAEGYADGLPGRTGDIRINPDEEGWKRLPSRYADYPLKAGDVFELETPGGGGYGDPLTRDPASVLADVREGYVSVEAAGRDYGVVLVAGANGPSLDQEATQRLRAARSKAGAA from the coding sequence ATGCTGCAGCGTAGCGCTTCGCTTGGCAGGCCCACTGCCGTCGAACTTGAAGTGATCCGCGCGAGCCTCGGCGGCATCGTGCAGGAGATGCAGAACTCGCTGTTCCGCACCGGTTTTTCAACCATTATCCGGGAATCGCAGGATGCTTCCTGCGCGCTCCTCGACGCCAATGCGGCGGTCATCGCCCAGCACGTGGTCCTGCCGTTGCACATCGGCGCCTTCCCGGCTTGCACTGAGGCGGTGTTGCGAGCGTTCGGTGGCGACATCGCGCCTGGCGACGCGTTCCTCATCAACGACCCCTACGAGGGTGGCAGCCCTCATGCGCCTGACATGGCGGTGATCACGCCGCTGTTCTTCGAAGATACGCTGGTAGCGTTCTGCGCCAGCATCGCGCACAAGGGCGACATCGGTGGCCCGGTGCCGGGGAGCTGCTCGGGCCAGGCGCGTGAAGTCTATAATGAAGGCTTGCAATTGCCGCCGGTGCGCTACCAGCGCAACTACCTGCCCTTCGGCGATGTCGAGAGGATCATAGCCGCCAACAGCCGCACGCCGGAACTGGTGCTCGGCGACATTCGTGGCCAGTTGGGCTCCGCCCGTCTCGGCGAGCGCCGGCTTGCGGCCCTTTTGGAAAAGTTCGGTGCATCGAAATGCGTCGCCGCTTTCAACGAACTGGGTGACATCGCCGAGCGGCGGATGCGGGCGATTATCAAGACCTGGAAGGACGGCGTCTTCGAGGCCGAGCGCTTTGTCGACGACGATGGCGTCGAACTGTCAAAGCCGGTGCGCATCCATGTCCGGGTGGAAAAGGCGGGCGACACCATCCGCTTCGACTTTACCGGCTCGGCCGACCAGACGCGGGGGCCGGCGAATATCCGCCCGCCGCTCGTCCAGGCAGCCTGCGCCTATGCGCTTATCTCGCTGGTGGACCCGAACATCTTCATCACCAGCGGCATCCTGCGGTCCTTCGCAGTCGAGACCCGGCCGTCAAGCGTCCTGAACCCGCGTTATCCGGCGCCGGTGAACACCTATAATCCGACGGTTCACGCCGTCGTCGACGGGATTTTCGCGGCGCTCGGGCAAGTGGTGCCGGAACGCTCGCGAGCCGACGGCTGCGGGAGCCGGTCGATCATCCTCGGCGGCCGCGGCACGAATACCGGCAGCAGCTACGTGCAGTACGAGATCGTCGGTGGCGGAGCGGGGGCCCGCTCGACGCGCGACGGAGCCTCGGGAACGACGGTCAACCAGAGCAACGCGAAAATCGCGCCGGTGGAGATCATCGAGAGCGAGTTTCCGACCCGTGTGCTTGCCTTCGAGTTGATCCGAGACTCGGGCGGTGCCGGCAAATTCCGGGGCGGGCTCGGCATTCGGCGCAAATATCTGAACCTCACCGATGCGCGCTTTTCGATCCGCTCGACCAAGCACGTCATTCCGGCGGAAGGCTATGCCGACGGCCTGCCCGGTCGCACCGGCGACATCCGGATCAATCCGGACGAGGAGGGCTGGAAGCGCCTGCCTTCGCGCTACGCCGACTATCCGCTTAAGGCCGGCGATGTGTTCGAACTCGAAACGCCGGGCGGTGGCGGTTACGGCGACCCGCTGACGCGCGATCCGGCATCGGTGCTTGCCGACGTCAGGGAAGGGTATGTCTCCGTCGAGGCGGCCGGACGCGACTATGGCGTGGTGCTGGTGGCGGGAGCGAATGGCCCGAGCCTCGATCAGGAGGCGACGCAGAGATTGCGGGCGGCACGGTCGAAGGCCGGGGCGGCTTGA
- a CDS encoding hydantoinase/oxoprolinase family protein, with protein sequence MGGYRVTVDTGGTFSDFVYLDETTGETSISKVPSTPDDPSRAILSGIDILLGRGVRPDEVSYFCHGTTVGTNALLEGKGAKTGLLVTKGFRGIYEVGEQARPHGPAIFDILYEKPQPIVLPSLTGEVSERVVHDGSVLAELDEAALRETLAELRGQGVESVAVCLLFSFLYPRHEEWIREIVREELPGCEVSLSSEIVPQIREYHRLSTTVINAYLQPVLARYIARLADRLEAAGVKTPQKYIMQSNGGMATFEATAKKGVTTVLSGPAGGVTASVAMARSTGHHDIVTFDMGGTSCDVALIKNGTPVIANRGKVEGRDIAMPMMDINTVSAGGGTIAEVDRFGVLQVGPESAGAIPGPACYSRGGTKPTITDCNLLLGYLSEENFLGGKMRLDAQKARLAVETHVAGPLGMDVLEAAEGIVRIINVKMEEAIKAISTMRGHDLRDFMLLPFGGAGPLHAARIARELGMAGLVVPLHAGVFSAMGLVMSDVTHDYVRSRLTPLDGASASELNAIFAGMEAQALADLAEEGFRADRIRIERALDLRYAGQGYELTVPIGALADTADVDAVRSAFDAEHEVMFGHKASGESVEIVSYRVKAVGLVPPVNAKRYQPSGGTLAEAFLGRRPVRFDGENLDCAVYQRERLDVGLVFTGPAVVEQFDCTTVILPGQQVRVDEFKNLIVTEVA encoded by the coding sequence ATGGGAGGCTATCGCGTGACCGTCGACACCGGCGGGACGTTTTCGGACTTTGTCTATCTCGACGAAACGACGGGAGAGACGTCGATTTCCAAGGTTCCGTCGACACCAGACGACCCGTCGCGGGCTATCCTTTCCGGGATCGATATTCTGTTGGGGCGCGGCGTGCGTCCGGACGAGGTGAGCTATTTCTGCCATGGTACGACGGTCGGGACGAACGCGCTTCTGGAAGGCAAGGGGGCGAAGACCGGACTTCTGGTGACCAAAGGTTTTCGCGGTATCTACGAAGTCGGTGAGCAGGCGCGTCCGCATGGGCCGGCGATCTTCGATATCCTCTATGAAAAGCCTCAGCCGATCGTGCTGCCGTCCCTGACCGGCGAAGTCTCGGAGCGCGTGGTGCACGACGGCAGCGTCCTTGCCGAACTCGACGAAGCCGCGCTTCGCGAGACGCTTGCCGAACTCCGCGGCCAGGGCGTCGAATCCGTCGCCGTCTGCCTGCTCTTCTCCTTCCTCTATCCGCGCCATGAGGAGTGGATCCGCGAAATCGTCCGCGAGGAACTGCCAGGCTGCGAAGTCTCGCTTTCGTCAGAAATCGTGCCGCAGATCCGCGAATACCATCGCCTGAGCACGACGGTGATCAACGCCTACCTGCAACCGGTCCTTGCCCGCTACATCGCCCGGCTCGCCGACCGGCTGGAAGCGGCGGGCGTGAAGACACCGCAGAAATACATCATGCAGTCGAACGGAGGCATGGCGACCTTCGAGGCGACCGCGAAGAAAGGCGTCACGACAGTACTTTCCGGTCCTGCGGGCGGCGTGACTGCGAGCGTCGCGATGGCGCGCTCCACCGGCCACCACGACATCGTCACCTTCGACATGGGCGGCACGTCCTGCGACGTGGCGCTGATCAAGAACGGCACGCCGGTGATCGCCAACCGCGGCAAGGTCGAGGGCCGCGACATCGCCATGCCGATGATGGATATCAACACGGTCAGCGCCGGCGGCGGCACGATCGCCGAAGTGGACCGTTTCGGCGTCCTCCAGGTCGGGCCGGAAAGCGCCGGCGCTATACCGGGTCCTGCTTGCTACAGCCGCGGCGGCACCAAGCCGACGATCACCGACTGCAACCTGTTGCTCGGTTATCTTTCGGAAGAAAACTTCCTCGGTGGCAAGATGCGTCTCGACGCGCAGAAAGCACGCCTGGCCGTGGAAACCCATGTGGCTGGTCCGCTCGGCATGGATGTGCTCGAAGCGGCCGAAGGCATCGTGCGGATCATCAACGTCAAGATGGAGGAGGCGATCAAGGCCATCTCGACGATGCGCGGCCACGATCTGCGCGACTTCATGTTGCTGCCCTTCGGCGGCGCCGGTCCGCTGCATGCCGCCCGCATCGCCCGTGAGCTCGGCATGGCCGGTCTCGTCGTGCCGCTGCATGCCGGCGTCTTCTCGGCCATGGGCCTGGTGATGTCGGACGTCACGCATGACTATGTGCGCTCACGATTGACACCGCTCGACGGCGCCTCGGCAAGCGAACTCAACGCGATTTTCGCCGGCATGGAAGCACAGGCGCTCGCCGACCTCGCCGAGGAAGGCTTCCGGGCGGATCGCATCCGTATCGAGCGGGCTCTCGATCTGCGCTATGCCGGGCAGGGGTATGAACTTACTGTTCCGATCGGTGCGCTGGCCGATACCGCGGATGTCGATGCCGTGCGCAGCGCTTTCGATGCCGAGCATGAGGTGATGTTCGGTCACAAGGCATCAGGCGAATCCGTGGAGATCGTTTCCTATCGCGTCAAGGCTGTCGGCCTCGTGCCGCCGGTCAACGCCAAGCGCTACCAGCCGAGCGGCGGAACGCTTGCGGAGGCGTTTCTCGGGCGCCGTCCGGTCCGCTTCGACGGCGAAAACCTCGACTGCGCCGTTTACCAGCGTGAGCGCCTGGATGTCGGGCTCGTCTTCACCGGCCCGGCCGTCGTGGAACAGTTCGACTGCACCACGGTCATCCTGCCTGGTCAGCAGGTTCGGGTCGACGAATTCAAGAATCTCATCGTAACGGAGGTCGCGTGA
- a CDS encoding DUF2066 domain-containing protein: protein MTTRMTIVLPFLAMLAGVTSSGIAQAANVQNLYVSHAIVTGTGEENRKLGFRECLGEVLVKVSGDQRVIAGTAFAPLIERAGSFVASFAYRDRLAGIPIHDEQGTHDRPHDLTCRYDPATINRLLDALGSRPWPQPRPRIAVLLAVHDQKRKFMLTSDGEESPYMAESLAAATVPLALETWLPERKTLAQEKLDLDMLSSEPTAQLERLAKKIGGDVALVGTISWNDEALGWIADWQLDSAGKTHRWQIRGVSFDDAFRNAIRGAAQVLSGNGEP, encoded by the coding sequence ATGACCACCAGAATGACAATCGTCTTGCCGTTCCTCGCCATGCTTGCCGGTGTGACCTCTTCCGGGATAGCGCAGGCCGCCAACGTGCAGAACCTATACGTGAGCCACGCGATCGTCACCGGCACCGGCGAAGAAAACCGGAAACTCGGCTTTCGCGAATGCCTGGGTGAAGTCCTCGTCAAGGTCTCGGGCGACCAGCGTGTGATTGCCGGAACAGCGTTCGCGCCGCTGATTGAACGCGCCGGCAGCTTCGTCGCGTCCTTTGCCTATCGTGATCGGCTGGCAGGCATCCCGATTCACGACGAACAGGGTACGCACGACCGGCCGCATGACCTGACCTGTCGTTACGACCCGGCAACGATAAACCGGCTGCTCGACGCGCTCGGAAGCAGGCCCTGGCCGCAACCGCGCCCGAGGATTGCCGTCCTTCTCGCCGTCCACGACCAAAAGCGCAAGTTCATGCTGACAAGCGACGGCGAAGAAAGCCCCTACATGGCCGAGTCGCTCGCCGCCGCGACCGTGCCTCTCGCGCTTGAGACATGGCTGCCGGAGCGGAAAACGCTTGCCCAGGAAAAACTCGACCTCGATATGCTGTCGAGCGAACCGACGGCGCAGTTGGAACGGCTGGCAAAGAAGATTGGCGGCGATGTCGCGCTCGTCGGTACGATTTCCTGGAACGACGAGGCGCTTGGCTGGATTGCCGACTGGCAACTCGATAGCGCCGGGAAGACGCACCGTTGGCAAATCCGCGGCGTCAGCTTCGACGATGCCTTTCGCAACGCGATCCGCGGCGCCGCGCAAGTCCTGTCGGGCAACGGCGAACCTTGA
- a CDS encoding ketosteroid isomerase-related protein, producing the protein MTNAQTIASRFIEAVNDRDFDALSRLVDEDVALDSLTGQRTMGVGPLRAWIMNYLSHFDEAFSDIVLMHDAFGQRVAADMTARGTYRKTMPGFPEASGQIYAIPSVFIFEIEDGAITRLSHYRNLRIFERELAS; encoded by the coding sequence ATGACAAACGCGCAAACCATCGCCAGCCGTTTCATCGAGGCCGTCAATGACCGTGATTTCGATGCGCTTTCCCGGCTCGTCGATGAGGACGTCGCGCTTGATTCGCTGACCGGCCAGCGAACCATGGGCGTCGGTCCGCTCAGGGCCTGGATCATGAACTATCTCAGCCATTTCGACGAGGCGTTCAGCGATATCGTGCTGATGCATGACGCCTTCGGGCAGCGGGTTGCGGCCGACATGACCGCACGCGGCACCTATCGCAAGACCATGCCGGGATTTCCCGAGGCCTCGGGCCAGATCTACGCCATTCCGAGCGTTTTCATCTTCGAAATCGAGGACGGCGCCATCACGCGCCTCAGCCACTATCGCAATCTCCGCATCTTCGAGCGGGAGCTGGCGAGCTGA
- a CDS encoding secondary thiamine-phosphate synthase enzyme YjbQ, which yields MPQTVITIATRGQGLYEFTDAATDFVRQSGIAEGLLTVFVRHTSASLLIQENADPDVKRDLTEFFGRLVPPSSDPTMRWIVHTQEGPDDMPAHIKAALTQVSLGIPISDARMMLGTWQGLYLFEHRDRPHRREIVLHLGA from the coding sequence ATGCCGCAGACTGTCATCACCATCGCCACCCGTGGCCAGGGACTCTACGAGTTCACCGATGCTGCCACCGATTTCGTGCGGCAATCAGGCATCGCGGAGGGACTTCTCACCGTGTTCGTCCGCCATACGTCCGCATCCTTGCTCATCCAGGAAAACGCCGACCCGGATGTGAAACGCGATCTCACCGAGTTCTTCGGTCGCCTGGTGCCGCCGTCCTCCGATCCTACGATGCGCTGGATCGTCCACACCCAGGAGGGACCGGACGACATGCCGGCGCACATCAAGGCGGCGCTCACCCAGGTCTCGCTCGGCATCCCGATAAGCGATGCCCGCATGATGCTCGGCACCTGGCAAGGGCTCTATCTGTTCGAACATCGCGATCGCCCGCACCGGCGCGAGATCGTCCTGCATCTTGGCGCGTGA
- a CDS encoding GYD domain-containing protein produces the protein MTTYVVLLNWTEQGIRNVRESPKRLDAARKVLSDMGGSFKDFYLTMGEYDMVAVCEAPDDAVAARFALTLGMNGNVRTRTLKAFPEAAYRELIGTLG, from the coding sequence ATGACCACTTATGTCGTGCTTCTCAATTGGACCGAGCAGGGTATCAGGAACGTACGCGAGTCTCCGAAGCGGCTGGATGCCGCTCGGAAGGTGCTCTCCGACATGGGCGGGTCCTTCAAGGATTTCTATCTGACCATGGGCGAATACGACATGGTCGCAGTCTGCGAAGCGCCCGACGACGCGGTTGCCGCACGGTTCGCGTTGACTCTCGGGATGAATGGCAACGTGCGCACCCGCACATTGAAGGCATTTCCGGAAGCCGCCTATCGTGAACTGATCGGCACGCTCGGCTAA
- a CDS encoding SIMPL domain-containing protein, with translation MISTRIARTVHVAAMAAAFAGAFAAAAVAADGNDTKSGGNGRPEGVRGRQALIKVSGEGRATAAPDMAIVQLSVVKDAKSAREALDANNKAMAEVLSALKQGGIAERDLQTSGFAINPQYNYPQGNDGSNRPPELIGYQVVNGVTVRVRDLSNLGEVLDKSVTLGINQGGGIEFTKDKPDEVITEARKAAVADAIVKAKVLAEAAGVSLGRLIEISEQASRPEPVPMVRSMAKEFAADAVPIATGEQTYNVTVNVTFAIEQ, from the coding sequence ATGATTTCTACACGCATTGCCCGCACGGTTCATGTCGCTGCCATGGCCGCTGCCTTTGCCGGCGCTTTTGCCGCCGCCGCTGTGGCGGCCGACGGCAATGATACCAAGAGCGGCGGCAACGGGCGTCCGGAAGGCGTCCGGGGCCGGCAGGCGCTGATCAAGGTCTCCGGTGAAGGCCGAGCAACGGCAGCACCCGACATGGCGATCGTGCAATTGAGCGTCGTCAAGGATGCGAAGAGCGCGCGCGAGGCGCTCGACGCCAACAACAAGGCGATGGCGGAGGTGCTCTCGGCACTCAAGCAGGGCGGCATTGCCGAGCGCGATCTGCAGACCAGCGGCTTCGCCATCAATCCGCAATACAACTACCCGCAGGGCAACGACGGCAGCAACCGCCCGCCGGAACTCATCGGCTATCAGGTCGTCAACGGTGTTACCGTGCGCGTGCGCGATCTGAGCAATCTCGGCGAGGTCCTGGACAAGTCCGTGACCCTCGGTATCAACCAGGGCGGCGGCATCGAATTCACCAAGGACAAGCCCGACGAAGTCATCACCGAGGCCCGCAAGGCGGCGGTGGCCGACGCGATTGTCAAGGCGAAGGTGCTGGCGGAGGCGGCCGGCGTTTCGCTCGGCCGGCTCATCGAGATCTCGGAACAGGCTTCGCGCCCGGAACCGGTTCCGATGGTACGCAGCATGGCCAAGGAATTCGCGGCCGATGCCGTTCCGATCGCGACCGGCGAACAAACCTACAATGTCACCGTCAACGTGACCTTCGCCATCGAGCAGTGA
- a CDS encoding LysR family transcriptional regulator codes for MVVKTGGMSHAAARLKLAQTAISIQIRDLEREIGVSLFERHSRGVVPTKAGEVLYERYNELERFLERTLEDVRSAAGSPAPRPFVIGLVPSHMRLVGADVLIAAGTKLPATSLKLVEELSFALIAALERKEIDLAFAYDVEGRPGLVREAVIEDELLFVTARANAQDDSPISFADALQEELFFAGERGIVTLVRRMAQRLSLEPRIVSDMQSVPAIRARIAEGGASLLPYGSVADGVSRGIFAIRRIERPVPSRTLYMVSRREERSPLEDEVIGPFLKDVVRHICRASAPYAIIVDPRFDIAGTSS; via the coding sequence ATGGTGGTCAAAACCGGCGGCATGTCGCACGCCGCCGCCCGGCTGAAGCTTGCCCAGACCGCGATCAGCATCCAGATTCGCGACCTCGAACGCGAGATCGGTGTCAGCCTGTTCGAGCGGCATTCGCGCGGCGTCGTGCCGACGAAGGCCGGCGAGGTTTTGTACGAGCGCTACAACGAACTGGAGCGATTTCTGGAGCGGACGCTTGAGGACGTCCGGTCTGCCGCCGGCAGCCCGGCGCCGCGTCCTTTCGTGATCGGCCTCGTCCCGAGCCACATGCGCCTTGTCGGGGCCGACGTGCTGATCGCGGCGGGGACGAAACTGCCGGCGACATCGCTGAAGCTGGTCGAGGAGTTGAGCTTCGCGCTGATCGCTGCGCTCGAGCGGAAGGAGATCGACCTCGCCTTTGCCTATGACGTCGAGGGGCGTCCGGGCTTGGTGCGCGAAGCTGTGATAGAGGACGAACTGCTGTTCGTGACCGCCCGCGCCAACGCTCAGGACGACAGCCCCATCAGCTTTGCCGACGCCCTTCAAGAGGAGCTCTTCTTCGCCGGCGAGCGTGGCATCGTCACGCTTGTCCGCCGCATGGCCCAGCGACTGTCGCTTGAACCGCGCATCGTTTCGGACATGCAGTCGGTGCCGGCGATCCGGGCGCGCATCGCCGAGGGTGGCGCCAGCCTTCTGCCCTATGGCAGCGTTGCCGACGGCGTCAGCCGCGGCATCTTCGCCATCCGCAGGATAGAGCGTCCCGTGCCGAGCCGCACGCTCTACATGGTGAGCCGGCGCGAGGAGCGCTCGCCTTTGGAAGACGAAGTCATCGGACCGTTCCTGAAGGACGTGGTTCGTCATATCTGTCGTGCCTCGGCCCCTTACGCGATCATCGTCGATCCGCGCTTCGACATTGCCGGGACGTCTTCCTGA